One Mercurialis annua linkage group LG3, ddMerAnnu1.2, whole genome shotgun sequence DNA window includes the following coding sequences:
- the LOC126672666 gene encoding uncharacterized mitochondrial protein AtMg00310-like, producing the protein MRSIISKFWWSGSDDKRKIAWVSWKKICKAKKDGGLGFCNLRAFNLAMLAKQAWRFIQSPQSLCARVYKAKYFPNVDFLHACSRHGSSYAWNSIMEGRKLLDSGIAWRIGNGQSVNVREDNWITTARYMKPLSHFDSPADCKVSYFIDDNSATWDIDKLAATLSP; encoded by the coding sequence ATGCGGAGCATTATCTCTAAGTTTTGGTGGAGTGGGAGCGATGATAAGAGGAAGATTGCTTGGGTTAGTTGGAAGAAGATTTGTAAAGCTAAGAAGGACGGAGGGCTCGGTTTTTGTAATTTGCGTGCCTTCAACCTCGCAATGCTAGCAAAACAGGCGTGGCGATTTATTCAGTCTCCACAGTCTCTTTGTGCTCGGGTGTATAAGGCTAAGTACTTTCCCAATGTCGATTTCCTTCATGCTTGCTCGAGACATGGTTCTAGCTACGCTTGGAATAGCATTATGGAAGGTAGAAAGCTTCTTGATTCGGGTATTGCGTGGCGCATTGGCAATGGCCAATCGGTGAATGTAAGGGAGGATAATTGGATTACTACGGCTCGGTACATGAAGCCTCTCAGTCATTTTGATTCTCCAGCAGATTGCAAAGTTAGCTATTTCATTGATGATAATTCCGCAACGTGGGATATAGACAAGTTAGCAGCGACACTGAGTCCGTAG
- the LOC126672667 gene encoding uncharacterized protein LOC126672667, whose product MCPVQPKIRHLLWRICQGVLPCNDNLKKRAVPVLNCCPRCGEENETDVHALKDCVEVRGLWLSSPLGLRTDTFQPSSMVDWVSTMFTLLKGEEVQDFLTCIWVVWNDRNNIIFNNKRRHASMLFHCVAEFRRRKETGQADPCRVAASKKWEAPPVNVVKINSDATLVIQKNLSVAAAVCRDYAGKVVKCGVKILHGIVDVEVAETHGILLGMQLMEDFQGRQIVVESDALNVIHRLQQPGVAIDHTQLIVEDCLDLAKDREVVFRHIQRNGNVVSHALAKWGVFFGKDRLFIGEIPFPVNELVSFIS is encoded by the coding sequence ATGTGCCCGGTTCAACCTAAGATTCGACATTTGCTGTGGAGGATTTGTCAAGGTGTTCTCCCATGTAACGATAATTTGAAGAAACGAGCAGTTCCAGTACTGAATTGTTGCCCGCGATGTGGAGAAGAGAACGAAACAGATGTGCATGCTTTAAAAGACTGTGTGGAAGTAAGGGGACTGTGGCTTTCCTCGCCCCTGGGTTTAAGAACAGACACATTCCAACCTTCGTCAATGGTGGATTGGGTGTCAACAATGTTTACGCTGCTGAAAGGAGAAGAGGTTCAGGATTTTCTTACTTGCATTTGGGTAGTATGGAACGATCGtaataatatcatttttaataataagCGTAGGCATGCTTCTATGTTGTTCCATTGTGTTGCTGAGTTCCGAAGGAGAAAGGAGACTGGCCAGGCTGACCCCTGCCGTGTTGCAGCGTCGAAGAAGTGGGAAGCCCCGCCGGTGAATGTGGTTAAAATCAACTCTGATGCAACATTAGTTATCCAGAAAAACCTGTCTGTGGCAGCTGCAGTGTGTCGCGATTATGCAGGAAAGGTGGTTAAATGCGGAGTGAAGATTTTGCATGGCATTGTGGATGTTGAAGTGGCGGAAACTCATGGTATTCTCTTAGGGATGCAGCTGATGGAAGATTTCCAGGGACGGCAGATTGTGGTGGAATCTGATGCGCTCAATGTTATTCACCGTTTGCAGCAGCCTGGGGTAGCTATAGACCACACTCAGCTCATCGTTGAAGACTGTCTTGACTTAGCTAAGGATAGAGAGGTGGTGTTTCGACACATTCAGAGAAACGGTAATGTAGTTTCCCACGCCCTTGCTAAATGGGGTGTTTTCTTCGGAAAAGATAGATTATTTATCGGTGAAATTCCTTTCCCGGTCAATGAGCTTGTATCGTTTATTTCTTAA